A region of Paractinoplanes abujensis DNA encodes the following proteins:
- a CDS encoding ABC transporter permease, with amino-acid sequence MSTVAYITARGLFGRRRVLLLLPLPLLLIGLAAICRAYDVDPGQWGQAVVVGLGLAVVLPVISLIVGTGVLGSEVDDGTIVHILTKPLPRRDIILAKLLVAAGVSALTAAVPLFVAGLLADSVRFGLALVVGAVAGAIAYSALFLLLSLVTRRPVLLGLAYILVWEGLLGRFVSGTRVLSIEQYVISIADRIAPTGMLDGKVSVPVAIVMSAIFALGGTIYAINRLGSFSVAGETS; translated from the coding sequence ATGTCCACGGTCGCCTACATCACCGCACGCGGCCTGTTCGGCCGCCGGCGGGTGCTGCTCCTGCTGCCGCTGCCGCTGCTGCTGATCGGCCTGGCCGCGATCTGCCGGGCTTACGACGTCGACCCCGGCCAGTGGGGGCAGGCGGTCGTGGTCGGGCTGGGCCTGGCCGTCGTGCTCCCGGTGATCTCGCTAATCGTCGGCACCGGCGTGCTCGGCTCCGAGGTCGACGACGGCACGATCGTGCACATCCTGACCAAGCCGCTGCCCCGGCGCGACATCATCCTGGCCAAGCTGCTGGTGGCGGCCGGGGTGAGCGCGCTGACCGCGGCCGTCCCGTTGTTCGTGGCCGGGCTGCTGGCCGACTCGGTGCGCTTCGGGCTGGCCCTGGTGGTCGGCGCGGTGGCCGGCGCGATCGCCTACTCGGCGCTGTTCCTGCTGCTCAGCCTGGTGACCCGGCGGCCCGTGCTGCTCGGCCTGGCCTACATCCTGGTGTGGGAGGGGCTGCTCGGCCGGTTCGTCAGCGGCACCCGGGTGCTCTCGATCGAGCAGTACGTCATCTCGATCGCCGACCGGATCGCCCCGACCGGCATGCTCGACGGCAAGGTCTCGGTGCCGGTCGCGATCGTGATGAGCGCGATTTTCGCCCTCGGCGGCACGATCTACGCGATCAACCGGCTGGGCTCGTTCAGCGTGGCCGGCGAAACCAGCTAG
- a CDS encoding cellulase family glycosylhydrolase, with translation MRRWRILAGVAVAAAAATVATVIALPASAETAAFTVTSSWNTGYQGQVEVKNNTSSTISTWRVQLTLPAGTTVVNSWNATQSVSGSTYTFTPAGWNGTLAAGASTSFGFVANGTGRPTSCQVNGASCGGTSTTPSPVVPSTVPPTSTPPTSTPPTGTTPVAINGQLRVCGTKLCNSNGKAIQLRGMSTHGLQWFAKCYNTNSLNALANDWKADLLRISMYVQEGGYETNPAGFTSQVNNLVDQAESRGLYALVDFHTLTPGDPNYNLARAKTFFNEVSARNANKKNIIYEITNEPNGVSWAGIKSYAEQVIPVIRANDPDAVIVVGTRGWSSLGVSEGSTSAEITANPVNAGNIMYAFHFYAASHLDNYRAEVQRAAASLPLFVTEFGTVTYTGGGQVDLQSTATWLDLLDRLQISYANWTYSDADESSAAFRSGTCNGSDYGNGVLSQSGTYLKSRISTPDNF, from the coding sequence ATGCGCAGATGGAGAATTCTCGCCGGCGTCGCGGTTGCCGCCGCCGCTGCGACCGTAGCCACGGTGATCGCCCTGCCGGCCAGCGCCGAGACCGCCGCTTTCACGGTGACCAGCTCGTGGAACACCGGTTACCAGGGCCAGGTCGAGGTCAAGAACAACACCTCGTCCACGATCAGCACCTGGCGGGTGCAGCTCACCCTGCCCGCCGGCACGACCGTCGTCAATTCCTGGAACGCCACGCAGTCGGTCTCCGGCTCCACGTACACGTTCACCCCGGCCGGCTGGAACGGCACGCTGGCCGCGGGCGCGTCGACGTCCTTCGGGTTCGTCGCCAACGGCACCGGCCGCCCCACCTCCTGCCAGGTCAACGGCGCCTCCTGCGGCGGAACGTCCACGACGCCGTCCCCCGTGGTCCCGAGCACGGTTCCGCCGACCAGCACTCCCCCGACCAGCACTCCCCCGACGGGTACGACCCCGGTCGCGATCAACGGGCAGCTGCGCGTCTGCGGCACCAAGCTGTGCAACTCCAACGGCAAGGCCATCCAGCTGCGCGGCATGAGCACGCACGGCCTGCAGTGGTTCGCCAAGTGCTACAACACGAACTCGCTGAACGCGCTGGCCAACGACTGGAAGGCCGACCTGCTGCGGATCTCGATGTACGTGCAGGAGGGCGGCTACGAGACCAACCCGGCCGGCTTCACGTCGCAGGTCAACAACCTGGTCGACCAGGCCGAGAGCCGCGGCCTGTACGCCCTCGTGGACTTCCACACGCTGACCCCGGGCGACCCGAACTACAACCTGGCCCGGGCCAAGACGTTCTTCAACGAGGTCTCGGCGCGCAACGCGAACAAGAAGAACATCATCTACGAGATCACCAACGAGCCCAACGGCGTCAGCTGGGCCGGCATCAAGAGCTACGCCGAGCAGGTCATCCCCGTGATCCGGGCCAACGACCCGGACGCCGTGATCGTCGTCGGCACCCGCGGCTGGTCGTCGCTGGGCGTCTCCGAGGGCTCGACCTCGGCCGAGATCACCGCCAACCCGGTCAACGCCGGCAACATCATGTACGCGTTCCACTTCTACGCGGCGTCCCACCTGGACAACTACCGCGCCGAGGTGCAGCGGGCGGCGGCCTCGCTCCCGCTGTTCGTCACCGAGTTCGGCACCGTGACCTACACCGGTGGCGGCCAGGTCGACCTGCAGAGCACCGCCACCTGGCTCGACCTGCTGGACCGGCTGCAGATCAGCTACGCCAACTGGACCTATTCGGACGCCGACGAGAGCAGCGCGGCCTTCCGGTCCGGCACCTGCAACGGCTCCGACTACGGCAACGGCGTCCTGAGCCAGTCGGGCACCTACCTGAAGAGCCGCATCAGCACGCCGGACAACTTCTGA
- the ppc gene encoding phosphoenolpyruvate carboxylase — protein sequence MTDQHGHLDPDGPDAALRADIRRIGTLLGQTLARQEGRPLLDLVEEIRALVRQEPEAAADRLAAMDVTTGTKLARAFSTYFHLANITEQVHRSRDLRRRRARDGGWLDQAAKRIAEQGVPSDEIAAAARRLAVRPVFTAHPTEAARRSILSKLRQLADALDAEAAAQVLYGQSDTTASTRKFAELIDLLWQTDELRLDRPDPTDEARNAVYYLKDLYAEAAPQVLADLAETLRQLGVETAPTARPLTFGSWIGGDRDGNPFVTPAVTRDVLLIQHEHGIQATEAAMDQLIDVLSVSRRLRGVSLDLSASLAKDLDNLPEVAPRFRRTNAEEPYRLKVRAIKAKLANTRDRLRRGTAHVPGRDYLGSDELISDLELIRASLARNSGQLTAVGVVATAIRTVSAFGLQLATLDVREHAEKHHEVLQQLYARVGEVDDYAALDRADRTKLLATELTGRRPLASVDTPLTDSARKTFDVFTTIRDVQDRFGADVIETYIISMTLGVDDVLAAAVLAREAGLIDIHNGRARVNIVPLLETPAELDAGGDLLDEMLSLPAYREIVKARGDVQEVMLGYSDSNKEGGITTSQWGIHKAQRALRDVAARHGVRLRLFHGRGGTVGRGGGPTHEAILAQPYGTLDGAIKVTEQGEVISDKYTLPALARENLELTVAAVLQATLLHTSPSVDLERLARWDATMDTASDAAFKQYRSLVENPDLPAYFWAATPTELLGALNIGSRPAKRPNTDAGLGGLRAIPWVFGWTQTRQIVPGWFGVGTGLKAAREAGHTEVLQEMHANWQFFQTFLSNVEMMLNKTDLTIARRYVETLVPEHLHPIFDKIREEYELTVREVLAITGTSELLENQPELKRTLGVRDTYLEPLHHLQVALLRQYRDAGEADRQAVVAPGARRAPSDSTALERALLTSVNGIAAGMRNTG from the coding sequence ATGACCGACCAGCACGGCCACCTGGACCCCGACGGCCCCGACGCCGCGCTCCGCGCGGATATCCGGCGCATCGGCACGCTGCTCGGGCAGACCCTGGCCCGGCAGGAAGGCCGTCCGCTGCTCGACCTGGTCGAGGAGATTCGCGCCCTGGTCCGGCAGGAGCCCGAGGCCGCCGCCGACCGGCTCGCGGCCATGGACGTCACCACCGGCACCAAGCTGGCCCGTGCGTTCTCGACCTACTTCCACCTGGCCAACATCACCGAGCAGGTGCACCGCTCGCGGGACCTGCGGCGGCGCCGCGCCCGTGACGGCGGCTGGCTCGACCAGGCGGCCAAGCGGATCGCCGAGCAGGGGGTGCCGTCCGACGAGATCGCCGCGGCCGCCCGCCGCCTCGCCGTGCGCCCGGTCTTCACCGCGCACCCGACCGAGGCCGCCCGCCGCTCGATCCTGTCCAAGCTGCGCCAGCTGGCCGACGCGCTGGACGCCGAGGCCGCGGCCCAGGTGCTCTACGGCCAGAGCGACACCACCGCCTCGACGCGCAAGTTCGCCGAGCTCATCGACCTGCTGTGGCAGACCGACGAGCTGCGGCTGGACCGGCCCGACCCGACCGACGAGGCCCGCAACGCGGTCTACTACCTCAAGGACCTCTACGCCGAGGCCGCCCCGCAGGTGCTGGCCGACCTGGCCGAGACGCTGCGCCAGCTGGGCGTCGAGACCGCGCCGACGGCCCGCCCGCTGACCTTCGGCTCCTGGATCGGCGGCGACCGCGACGGCAACCCGTTCGTCACCCCGGCCGTCACCCGCGACGTGCTGCTGATCCAGCACGAGCACGGCATCCAGGCCACCGAGGCCGCGATGGACCAGCTGATCGACGTGCTCTCGGTGTCCCGGCGGCTGCGCGGGGTCTCGCTCGACCTGTCCGCCTCGCTGGCCAAGGACCTCGACAACCTGCCCGAGGTCGCGCCCCGGTTCCGCCGCACCAACGCCGAGGAGCCGTACCGGCTAAAGGTCCGCGCGATCAAGGCCAAGCTGGCCAACACGCGCGACCGGCTGCGCCGCGGCACGGCCCACGTGCCCGGCCGCGACTACCTGGGCAGCGACGAGCTGATCAGCGACCTCGAGCTGATCCGGGCCTCCCTGGCCCGCAACTCCGGCCAGCTCACCGCCGTCGGCGTGGTCGCCACCGCGATCCGTACGGTCTCGGCCTTCGGGCTGCAGCTGGCCACGCTTGACGTCCGCGAGCACGCCGAGAAGCACCACGAGGTCCTGCAGCAGCTGTACGCACGGGTCGGCGAGGTCGACGACTACGCCGCGCTCGACCGGGCCGACCGCACCAAGCTGCTGGCCACCGAACTGACCGGGCGGCGCCCGCTGGCCAGCGTCGACACGCCGCTGACGGATTCCGCCCGCAAGACGTTCGACGTGTTCACCACGATCCGCGACGTGCAGGACCGGTTCGGCGCCGACGTCATCGAGACGTACATCATCTCGATGACCCTGGGTGTGGACGACGTGCTGGCGGCGGCCGTGCTGGCCCGCGAGGCCGGGCTGATCGACATCCACAACGGCCGGGCCCGGGTCAACATCGTGCCCCTGCTGGAGACCCCGGCCGAGCTCGACGCGGGTGGTGACCTGCTCGACGAGATGCTGTCGCTGCCGGCGTACCGGGAGATCGTCAAGGCTCGCGGCGATGTGCAGGAAGTGATGCTGGGCTACTCCGACTCCAACAAGGAGGGCGGCATCACCACCAGCCAGTGGGGCATCCACAAGGCGCAGCGCGCGCTGCGTGATGTGGCGGCCCGGCACGGCGTCCGGCTGCGGCTCTTCCACGGCCGCGGCGGCACCGTCGGCCGCGGCGGCGGCCCCACCCACGAGGCGATCCTGGCCCAGCCCTACGGCACGCTGGACGGCGCGATCAAGGTGACCGAGCAGGGCGAGGTGATCAGCGACAAGTACACGCTGCCCGCCCTGGCCCGGGAGAACCTGGAGCTCACCGTGGCCGCGGTGCTGCAGGCGACGCTGCTGCACACCTCGCCGTCGGTCGACCTGGAACGCCTGGCCCGCTGGGACGCCACCATGGACACGGCGTCCGACGCGGCGTTCAAGCAGTACCGCTCGCTGGTGGAGAATCCGGACCTGCCCGCGTATTTCTGGGCGGCCACCCCGACCGAGCTGCTGGGCGCGCTCAACATCGGCTCCCGCCCGGCCAAGCGGCCCAACACCGACGCCGGGCTGGGCGGCCTGCGGGCGATCCCGTGGGTGTTCGGCTGGACCCAGACGCGGCAGATCGTGCCCGGCTGGTTCGGCGTCGGCACCGGCCTCAAGGCGGCCCGCGAGGCCGGCCACACCGAGGTCCTGCAGGAGATGCACGCCAACTGGCAGTTCTTCCAGACGTTCCTGTCCAACGTCGAGATGATGCTGAACAAGACCGACCTGACGATCGCCCGGCGGTACGTCGAGACCCTGGTGCCCGAGCACCTCCACCCGATCTTCGACAAGATCCGGGAGGAGTACGAGCTGACGGTGCGCGAGGTGCTGGCCATCACCGGCACGTCGGAGCTGCTGGAGAACCAGCCCGAGCTCAAGCGCACGCTGGGCGTCCGCGACACCTACCTGGAGCCGCTGCACCACCTGCAGGTGGCGCTGCTCCGGCAGTATCGCGACGCGGGCGAGGCCGACCGCCAGGCCGTCGTGGCGCCGGGCGCGCGCCGGGCCCCGTCCGACTCCACGGCCCTGGAACGGGCGTTGCTGACCTCGGTCAACGGGATCGCGGCGGGCATGCGCAACACGGGCTGA
- a CDS encoding ABC transporter ATP-binding protein gives MTIIATQSLTKTYGGGVTALSELTVDVEAGVIGLVGANGAGKSTFIKIMLGLTAPTSGEVRVFGIDPVTETDKVRARVGYMPENDCLPPDVSASEFVTHLGRLSGLPKTAARERASEALRHVGLYEERYRQIGGYSTGMKQRVKLAQALVHDPDLLLLDEPTNGLDPAGRDAMLNLVHRIGNEFGISVVVCSHLLGEVERICDSLIAIEGGRLLRADRISAMTAASDVLAVEVSEGTDELADVLVQRELTVTREGRMLLVPLTSESAYDEILRAVAELDLPLHRLDQRRHRVAELFTTKETADV, from the coding sequence GTGACCATCATCGCGACACAGTCGCTCACGAAGACGTACGGGGGCGGGGTGACCGCCCTCAGCGAACTCACCGTCGACGTCGAGGCGGGCGTGATCGGGCTCGTCGGCGCGAACGGTGCCGGCAAGAGCACCTTTATCAAGATCATGCTGGGCCTCACGGCGCCCACCAGCGGCGAGGTGCGGGTGTTCGGCATCGACCCGGTGACCGAGACCGACAAGGTGCGGGCCCGGGTCGGCTACATGCCGGAGAACGACTGCCTGCCCCCGGACGTCTCGGCCTCGGAGTTCGTCACCCATCTGGGCCGGCTCAGCGGGCTGCCCAAGACGGCCGCGCGCGAGCGGGCCTCGGAGGCGCTGCGGCACGTCGGCCTCTACGAGGAGCGCTACCGGCAGATCGGTGGCTACTCGACCGGCATGAAGCAGCGCGTCAAGCTGGCCCAGGCCCTCGTGCACGACCCCGACCTGCTGCTGCTGGACGAGCCGACCAACGGCCTCGACCCGGCCGGCCGGGACGCCATGCTCAACCTGGTGCACCGCATCGGCAACGAGTTCGGCATCTCGGTCGTCGTCTGCTCGCACCTGCTGGGGGAGGTGGAGCGCATCTGTGACTCGCTGATCGCGATCGAGGGTGGCCGGCTGCTGCGGGCCGACCGGATCTCGGCGATGACGGCCGCCTCCGACGTGCTGGCGGTCGAGGTCAGTGAGGGCACCGACGAGCTGGCCGACGTCCTCGTGCAGCGCGAGCTGACGGTCACCCGCGAGGGCCGGATGCTGCTCGTGCCGCTGACCAGCGAATCCGCGTACGACGAGATCTTGCGCGCCGTGGCCGAGCTCGACCTGCCGCTGCACCGCCTCGACCAGCGACGCCACCGCGTGGCCGAGCTCTTCACGACGAAGGAGACCGCCGATGTCTGA
- a CDS encoding ABC transporter ATP-binding protein, giving the protein MSTVDLQNVSRWYGNVVAVNDISMTLQPGVTGLLGPNGAGKTTVLHMMAGFLAPSRGVVTIDGSPTWRNPGIYRSLGLVAEREAVHGFLSAYEFVLACAKMQKLPDPAAATKRALELVEMTSAQDRRIDTFSKGMRQRTRVAAALVHEPQVLLLDEPFNGMDPRQRMHMMELLHTLGDQGHTILFSSHILEEVEQLSGLVQVIVAGRLAASGDYRRIRRLMTNRPHVFAVQSSDDRRLAVALIGEKSVSGIEVEANGLTVRASDYGSFTRALPRIALGEGIRLRKLLPSDESLESVFSYLLEA; this is encoded by the coding sequence GTGAGCACCGTCGACCTGCAGAACGTCTCCCGCTGGTACGGCAACGTGGTCGCCGTCAACGACATCAGCATGACCTTGCAGCCGGGCGTGACCGGCCTGCTGGGACCGAACGGCGCCGGCAAGACCACGGTGCTGCACATGATGGCCGGCTTCCTGGCCCCGTCGCGCGGCGTCGTCACCATCGACGGCTCGCCGACCTGGCGCAACCCGGGCATCTACCGCTCGCTGGGCCTGGTCGCGGAGCGCGAGGCCGTGCACGGTTTCCTCTCCGCGTACGAGTTCGTGCTGGCCTGCGCCAAGATGCAGAAGCTGCCCGACCCGGCCGCGGCCACGAAACGGGCACTCGAACTGGTCGAGATGACGAGCGCGCAGGACAGGCGGATCGACACCTTCTCCAAGGGCATGCGGCAGCGCACCCGGGTGGCCGCCGCGCTGGTGCACGAGCCGCAGGTGCTGCTGCTCGACGAGCCGTTCAACGGCATGGACCCGCGGCAGCGCATGCACATGATGGAGTTGCTGCACACGCTGGGCGACCAGGGCCACACGATCCTGTTCAGCTCGCACATCCTGGAGGAGGTCGAGCAGCTCTCCGGCCTGGTCCAGGTGATCGTGGCGGGCCGGCTGGCGGCCTCGGGCGACTACCGCCGCATCCGCCGCCTGATGACCAACCGGCCGCACGTGTTCGCCGTGCAGAGCTCCGACGACCGGCGGCTCGCGGTGGCGCTGATCGGTGAGAAGTCGGTCAGCGGCATCGAGGTCGAGGCCAACGGCTTGACCGTACGGGCGTCCGACTACGGCAGCTTCACCCGCGCGCTGCCGCGCATCGCCCTCGGTGAGGGCATCCGGCTGCGCAAGCTGCTGCCGTCCGACGAGTCGCTGGAGAGCGTCTTCTCCTACCTCCTGGAGGCATGA
- a CDS encoding ABC transporter permease: MSDAGVIHDIGYQRYEGPRLGRSAVFGAIYQHGLRASFGLGRSAKAKIFPWLVAGIVLLVAVINAAVKAQANIILFDYFSFDDTMSWLVIFFVAIVAPELVSRDMRSGVLPLYFSRPLRAFDYIGAKFAALATAVFLLLGVPQLIMFLGGAFTTKKGASGVWNEFLDLLPGWGYSVLWALLFASISLLVASITGKRAFAAGGIVAVFLMTTPVVGVLSILPSSTAQHLAGLASPMSLLAGVQSWLRGQNSMDLDIGDFGVIYGIELFCLVAAALLLLLARYRKVASL, translated from the coding sequence ATGTCTGATGCGGGCGTCATCCACGACATCGGATACCAGCGGTACGAGGGTCCACGCCTGGGCCGGTCCGCGGTGTTCGGAGCGATCTATCAGCACGGCCTGCGCGCCTCGTTCGGGCTGGGCCGCTCGGCCAAGGCCAAGATCTTCCCGTGGCTGGTGGCGGGCATCGTCCTGCTGGTCGCGGTGATCAACGCCGCGGTCAAGGCGCAGGCCAACATCATTCTGTTCGACTACTTCTCGTTCGACGACACGATGAGCTGGCTGGTCATCTTCTTCGTGGCGATCGTCGCGCCCGAGTTGGTCTCGCGGGACATGCGCTCGGGGGTGCTGCCGCTCTACTTCAGCCGCCCGCTGCGCGCCTTCGACTACATCGGGGCCAAGTTCGCCGCGCTGGCCACGGCGGTCTTCCTGCTGCTCGGCGTGCCTCAGCTGATCATGTTCCTGGGCGGGGCGTTCACCACCAAGAAGGGCGCCTCGGGCGTCTGGAACGAGTTCCTCGACCTGCTGCCCGGCTGGGGTTACAGCGTGCTGTGGGCGCTGCTGTTCGCGTCGATCAGCCTGCTGGTCGCCTCGATCACCGGCAAGCGCGCGTTCGCGGCGGGCGGCATCGTGGCCGTCTTCCTGATGACCACCCCGGTCGTCGGCGTGCTGAGCATCCTGCCGTCGAGCACCGCGCAGCACCTGGCCGGCCTGGCCAGCCCGATGTCGCTGCTCGCGGGCGTGCAGTCGTGGCTGCGCGGCCAGAACAGCATGGACCTCGACATCGGCGACTTCGGCGTGATCTACGGCATCGAGCTGTTCTGCCTGGTCGCCGCCGCCCTCCTGCTGTTGCTGGCCCGCTACCGGAAGGTGGCCTCGCTGTGA
- a CDS encoding DUF4352 domain-containing protein, which yields MTDAEVADDEDEDAGPPRPLWPWVAGVVVLAVVAAVSWFLVLRGDDGAREVVSTTGGEIGRPARDGRFVFTVTAVRCGVDRVGDEYVNLEPKGTYCLLDVTVKNGARTPELFDSNSQKAYDAAGTEFSTDIQAEVFVNNEARNFLDEIAPGSQVKGSLVFDVPDEATLTTVVLHESFSSPGARISLR from the coding sequence ATGACCGACGCCGAGGTCGCGGACGACGAAGACGAGGACGCCGGCCCACCACGGCCTTTGTGGCCGTGGGTGGCCGGCGTCGTCGTTCTCGCCGTCGTCGCCGCGGTCAGCTGGTTCCTCGTGCTGCGCGGCGACGACGGCGCCCGGGAAGTGGTGAGCACGACCGGCGGCGAGATCGGCCGGCCGGCCCGCGACGGCCGGTTCGTCTTCACCGTCACCGCCGTGCGCTGCGGCGTCGACCGGGTCGGCGACGAATACGTCAACCTCGAGCCGAAGGGAACGTACTGCCTGCTCGACGTGACGGTGAAGAACGGCGCCCGGACCCCGGAGCTCTTCGACAGCAACTCACAGAAGGCCTACGACGCCGCCGGCACCGAGTTCTCCACCGACATCCAGGCCGAGGTGTTCGTCAACAACGAGGCCCGCAACTTCCTCGACGAGATCGCCCCGGGCAGCCAGGTCAAGGGGTCACTGGTCTTCGACGTCCCCGATGAGGCGACCCTCACGACGGTGGTGCTGCACGAAAGTTTCTCCTCCCCGGGTGCCCGGATCTCGCTGCGGTAG
- a CDS encoding glycosyl hydrolase, producing MNRRPRRFRLVQIAAVPTAFVLSVATTLAWAWTGGVDQIGLPVGSLGDPTVSVPVLSPTAQQPGMPDALAPARRPSSAAAASSSAAAATTAASSAAAGTTGTTGTTGPAAPAAAPGTLVPQGRMAPAGDTQQARGEDCYTGHNLVPTCGVLWGVAPGAHTESRGASALARFERKTGRHQAIYHAYHGGIRQLFPTEQEIAIAHQPGKRRILFLNWKPESASWAKIARGDRRTDAYLDRLAVHIKRNFPEQFFFAVHHEGENDVRERAGSGYTARDYAAMYRHVIKRLRAKGATNIVSVLVHMAYVPHAQKSWFNSMYPGDDVVDWIGLDTYAYSDPGYGHGQFSEVFNRRLEGKGKQYWPGFYNWAKMRHPGKPLMLAEWGVWSSRRNPQYKADFYRRLGHEIRQFPRIKAMVQFETPSNQKGQDSSVDSTPAALHAYRKLGSLPLFQVAVTPRR from the coding sequence GTGAATCGCCGCCCGCGCCGTTTCCGGCTCGTTCAGATAGCCGCCGTACCCACGGCCTTCGTCCTTTCCGTCGCCACCACGCTCGCCTGGGCCTGGACCGGCGGGGTCGACCAGATCGGACTTCCGGTGGGATCGCTCGGCGACCCCACGGTCTCCGTGCCCGTGCTCTCACCCACCGCGCAGCAGCCGGGAATGCCGGACGCGCTCGCCCCTGCGCGTCGTCCGTCCTCGGCCGCCGCCGCATCCTCATCGGCGGCCGCTGCCACCACTGCCGCGTCGTCCGCCGCAGCCGGCACGACCGGCACGACCGGCACGACCGGACCGGCGGCGCCGGCCGCCGCGCCGGGGACGCTCGTGCCGCAGGGGCGCATGGCCCCGGCCGGCGACACGCAGCAGGCCCGCGGCGAGGACTGCTACACCGGGCACAACCTCGTGCCCACGTGCGGCGTCCTGTGGGGCGTGGCGCCGGGCGCGCACACCGAGAGCCGGGGCGCCTCGGCGCTCGCCCGCTTCGAGCGCAAGACCGGCCGGCACCAGGCGATCTACCACGCGTACCACGGCGGGATCAGGCAGCTGTTCCCGACCGAGCAGGAGATCGCGATCGCCCACCAGCCGGGCAAGCGGCGCATTCTGTTCCTCAACTGGAAGCCGGAGTCGGCGTCCTGGGCCAAGATCGCCCGGGGGGACCGGCGGACCGACGCGTATCTCGACCGGCTGGCCGTGCACATCAAGAGGAACTTCCCCGAGCAGTTCTTCTTCGCCGTGCACCACGAGGGTGAGAACGACGTCCGCGAACGGGCCGGCTCCGGTTACACCGCGCGCGACTACGCGGCCATGTACCGGCACGTGATCAAGCGGCTGCGGGCCAAGGGCGCGACCAACATCGTCAGCGTGCTGGTGCACATGGCGTACGTGCCGCACGCGCAGAAGAGCTGGTTCAACTCGATGTATCCGGGTGACGACGTGGTCGACTGGATCGGCCTCGACACCTACGCCTACAGCGACCCCGGCTACGGCCACGGCCAGTTCTCCGAGGTCTTCAACCGGCGGCTCGAGGGCAAGGGCAAACAGTACTGGCCCGGCTTCTACAACTGGGCCAAGATGCGGCACCCGGGCAAGCCGCTGATGCTGGCCGAGTGGGGTGTCTGGTCGTCCAGGCGCAACCCGCAGTACAAGGCCGACTTCTACCGCCGGCTGGGCCACGAGATCCGGCAGTTCCCCAGGATCAAGGCGATGGTCCAGTTCGAGACGCCGAGCAATCAGAAGGGCCAGGACTCCTCGGTGGACAGCACGCCGGCCGCGCTCCACGCGTACCGGAAGCTCGGCAGCCTGCCGCTGTTCCAGGTGGCCGTCACACCGCGACGCTGA